The Pseudanabaena sp. PCC 6802 genomic interval AATCGACAGAGCGAACTACTTTGGGATCGATTTTATAGAAGTAGTAGGCTCGATCGCGCTGCCTGGGGCAACTTGATTAGTTGATATAAATATTGGCAAAGCGAACGTTAGCAAAGCGATCGCTACTAAACTCAGTGTAAAGGAACGCTCGAAATGAGAATCCAGTAAGTAATCCTTTTTAGCTTTTTGAGATGATATAAACATAAGAGTATCTCCTGAACTCGATCTTGTCAGTACAGTATCGACCGACATCTAAATACGGAAATATGCGCAGTTAGTTTTTAGGGGTAAATCTATTACTGTCGCGGCTCTGGGAATAGACCCGCGAGTTCCATGAGGGGTCGGATTTCTACCGTGCCTTTTAGCACAGTTGGAATGCGCTCGGCGATCGCGATCGCTTCATCGAGATCTTTGGCATCGATGAGAAAGTAGCCGCCGAGTTGTTCGTAGGTTTCTGCAAATGGGCCATCGGTTACTAGCCGCTTGCCGTTACGTACTCGCACGCTGGTTGCTGTTGCAATAGAATGTAATGGCGATGCTCCTAGATACTGACCCTTTGCTTGCAGTTGATGTGTAAGCTGGATCGACTCAGCATAACATTGCTCCCGCTCGCTCTCAGTCCATGCGTTTTCGTCATTATAAATAAGCAACATGTATTTCATAGTTTCTATCCTCCAGTGAGTCATAGCGATAAGCGAACCGATCCGATCGGGGTGTGGAGACATCGCTCCTATACATGGATATGCCTCCATCACCTTGCCGCCAGACAATCTTGTAATGCTATAAAATGACAACCACGAGCTATTGCTTTCGCCAGTAATGCGATGTCATAAATTGATGCCAGTTGCCGTCCTCTCCCAGAATTTGTGATGTCAAGATCCGGCGATCGTCGCTGACAAACTCGATAATGTCCTGGTATTTGGACAGCGAGTTCTGCTTGCAGGTAGGCCCTTCGGTGTTGAGCGTTAACACCTTTCCCGTAGCATCCAGCGAGCCGTCGTAAATCCAGAGATGGGACATCATGGAGCAGACAAACGTTCCCACATAGCGATCGCTCTGCGGATCGAAGCCCAACGTTATAATGCTCTTTCCCGTACTGCCATCCGGCATCTCGCTCTCGCCTTCAGCTACAATCCAAAGTCCGCCAAGCGATCGCACGACCTCAGTCCCTTTAGACTTTGATGGCGGTTGACCTGGCTCCATAATGCATTCGGCCTCAAAGATCCACTCACCGATGAGTTTGTTTAACCATTGTTGTTCTTTTTGAAGTGTTGCTTGCATTGGTTTTCTCCTGAATTAATATAGCTATAGCCAATAGTCTTGGGACGGGGTTCCACCCCTGCATGGGGGCTGCGCCCCCACACCTCCTGTAATAACCGAATCTATCTACGGCTATAAAAATAGAGTCGATCGGTGTGGATTTGGTGTCAGCCCTCAGGCAACTGCATCGATTGTTTTACCAAGGCAGTTTTCCTCATCCACCGGACGAATTTCAAAGGAGCCATAACGAACGCCTGGATGCCTTGACATGAGCTGGATCGCGTGGTTGAGATCTCTGGCTTCAAGGATCAGGAATCCACCAAGCTGTTCTTTCGTCTCAGCGTAGGGGCCATCCGTAACTGCGACATTTCCATGCCGATATTGCAGTGTCGCCGCATTGCGAACGCTTTGTAGCGCTTCTCCGCCAATAAAGTGTCTGCCCCTGCGCAGCTCGTCGTCGTAGGCTAAACACTCCGTAATAATCGCACTGCGATCGCTTTCGGGCATTTCATCCCACTTTGACTCTTCCATATATCCCAGACAGATGAATTTCATTGCGTCCTCCCAAATTAGGTTCGATTAGATCTGAGGGTTACTTTCACCTAGTAGTCGTTCGGTGTCTCCGCAAATCGACATCGGCTCGAAAAAAATTTGCTGCCGTCAAGATCCATTGGTAGGGGGAGGTTTTGCCCGATCGCTGCGGGTGAAAATCAAAAACTTCTTGCCAAACCTGCCCTTACATATAGCCCATCAACAGAAAATTTACAGGTAGAAATTTTTAACCTAATTCTTGAAGCCTTCTTTCTAAAAAACGACGCTCTGGTTCTTGCCGTACGAGGGCAAGGGCTTTTTGATACGATGCTTTGGCATCAGCGGTTCTTCCCAGCCGTCGGCATAGATCGGCGCGAGCCGCGTGCGCCAGGTGATAGTCGATCAAGTTGCCCCGAGCCAGAATGCCATCAATCAGTTTTAAACCCGCCAGCGGGCCATCTCGCATTGCCACTGCCACCGCCCGATTTAAGTCAACAATAGGTGAGGGCTGTACGAACAAGAGAACATCGTATAAGCCCACGATCTGCGACCAATCCGTTTTAGCAGCACTGGAAGCTTCGGCATGCACGGCAGCGATCGCCGCCTGCAGCGAGTAGGCACCAAATTGTCCTGACGATATCGCCCGCTGTACCAGCGCCCTGCCTTCCAGGATTTGCGATCGGTTCCAGAGCGAGCGATCCTGGTCTTCCAGGAGGATCAGGTCGCCT includes:
- a CDS encoding YciI family protein — protein: MKYMLLIYNDENAWTESEREQCYAESIQLTHQLQAKGQYLGASPLHSIATATSVRVRNGKRLVTDGPFAETYEQLGGYFLIDAKDLDEAIAIAERIPTVLKGTVEIRPLMELAGLFPEPRQ
- a CDS encoding DUF1579 domain-containing protein, with product MQATLQKEQQWLNKLIGEWIFEAECIMEPGQPPSKSKGTEVVRSLGGLWIVAEGESEMPDGSTGKSIITLGFDPQSDRYVGTFVCSMMSHLWIYDGSLDATGKVLTLNTEGPTCKQNSLSKYQDIIEFVSDDRRILTSQILGEDGNWHQFMTSHYWRKQ
- a CDS encoding YciI family protein, with product MKFICLGYMEESKWDEMPESDRSAIITECLAYDDELRRGRHFIGGEALQSVRNAATLQYRHGNVAVTDGPYAETKEQLGGFLILEARDLNHAIQLMSRHPGVRYGSFEIRPVDEENCLGKTIDAVA